The genomic region AAATTAGCAGGGGAGCCATCCAGCACTCGCCAAACAGCAGGAACTCCTGAGCAGAACAGGTCTAACTTTATGGCAGACCAACACTCAACCAGGACTTTGTTGCCGTCGCTGGAATCAGGCACCAGGAAGCGAATGCTGGGATGCTTGGGGTCTTTGGAATGCTCACAGGATTCTGGCTCTGATGTCATTGGGACGTTGGGACGGAACGTTGTCGAGTCGGGTTTTGATGTTGTCGGGCTCGTTTTCAGCTGTAGCTCCATATGCGCATCGCTCCCTTTGCAGATGAAATGGTAGGGGGTTTTACAGCTGGTGGGAATTAAACCCCAAGTAACTTCTGACTGGACCTGCTGCTGCCTCAGAGCCCCACATAATAGCCCTGTGCAGGTGAGCTTCGGCTCCTCCAGCCAGTTGATGGCGCTGGCCTGGTTACCGTTCTCTACCCACTTGAATCCTCTCAGAGGTTGTCCATCAGTACTACATTCGTGTTTAGACTTCCTCAGCCCGACCCAGACGGTGATATTTTCCTGAAATAGCTTTGACTTGCTgagaagctgaaatatttcCTGGCGCTCTTGCTGGGTGGCCACAGAGGGCAGAACACCAGGACGGCAGTTCATCATGGCCTGGTCAAAGGAAGCTTTGCTGTTGCTCAGACTGTATTGGGGGTGTGAGGACAAGTCGCTGGAGACATTTCTCAGCAGGAAGACAACCATCCAAAGGGAACTCCACCAGCAGCAGAGCCAAAATTCCATTTCCTCAAGCTCCGCCCCCTTTGGTGATGATGTCACTGTCAAAATAAGCAATATTATTAATTAAAGCCATGATGGTCAGGAATAGGATAATTGGCCAATTTGTTCCCGCAGTTTTATTCAcaacaatttcattttaatccagattttttttatatggcaCAATTTAACTTgaggcattttacaaaaaaagttatttcagttCAAACAAACATACACATTCTGATTGATTCTAGTCATCAAACAGAGCATCAAGTTcaattcattatttaaattagctaaaaaaaaagaaaaagtttctatctaaggaaacccaaCAGATTGTACAGAGACCTCCTTCACGAGAACAAAGCAACAGAATCCAGACAGCAATCCCTCGTACTGAGCATGCAGGTAGGGCCAGGGTGGGAAGAcgttccctttaacaggaagaaacctccagcagaagcagaacctggctcagtctGGACGGTCGTCTGCCACAAGCAGTTTAACTGAGAGCAAACAAACCAGTTTGACAAACAGCCTTTTTCTTGGAAGTCAGTTATTTCCATGAGGATGTATAATCATGGAATTTATCATGAAATGATCAATTGAATTTAACTGTGtttaactgaaatttatttcagtaactatTCACTAAATGAATAACACACAGACCTTTATTCTTAATtagactgaaatgtttgcctATTCTTCTTTGTAAACTTTAGAATTTGAgctctttttacttttttctataAAGGATCTTGTCTGTAGAGTTTCCTGCCGTGGATCTCCAGTCAGATTGGCTGAATTTGAGCTTAAGATGTTTGGACTGGGTGATCagtttctaaaagcaacaaatatttcaactttCACACTCACTTTACATCATTTCTTCATGCTATTTGTGTCAATGTAAACGTTTTTCTAAGCTGAAATTTTACTAAGaagatgtcacaaaaaaaaaaaaacaaccacccagaaataaatgaatctgtttTCCGTctggttaattggtctctcttaCCGTTAGTTACTCGTCCAGGTTTTGATTCGGTcgtttcttttcctcctcctctccctctttctgctctgtttgttcTCAGGTTATTGTCTTCTCTGGACAGCTGCTGTTGTCTCCTCCACTCTTTACAGTTTTGTCCTCCtgactctggaaaaaaaaaatcttttttctttccacatctTCCACTTTACCTCTTATTTCTTTCCTCCGGTTCCTCCTTCACAGTAGCTGTGCTGGCAAATTGCTGGCTTCACTCCCTCCCACCCAGCACCCCCTGTAGCCTCCCTCTGTCTCCTCCTGGACAGGAAGTGTGTTGGGTCTTGATATGGTCAGCTGTTTTCCTGCACGCCATCAACTAATCAGATTGAAAAACTCTGAGACATTCAGACCAAAACCTCAGCTTGCGATTTAGTATTTTCTGAGCTGACGTAATCCTGGGAAGTGGACATGTGACAGCAGCAGGTGGGATTTTCTCAATTCCagtggccactttattaggtacacctgttcCATTGCTTTTTAACACATGGGTTTAACAAAGGACGTGTCCACTAATAGGTGGTGTTAATGAGATGCCGCGTGTAGAAGTGCAAACAAATCGGTTTTACAGCAACTTTCCCGTTCTGAGTCTCGGGACACTATAGAGGACACGTCTTATCAGCGTTTTTATTCTCTTCAAACTTGCTCACAGCTCGGatttgaacaaacagtggaaagGCGCAGGGAAGCCGATAGGGTAAGTGGTGACTTAGGCATTTCCAGGCGGCGCTGTGCAAAGAATGACAGGAAGTACGGCCGTGGAGGGGAAAGCCGTTTCTGACAAAGGTTTTCTCATGGTTAGAAATGTAATGGGCGTGTTGACACTTGGCGCTCTGAAAGCTACAGGCCTCTGACATCATAGCAAAACTGGTAAACAGCATCAGCACACAGGAGCACAGTTGGAGCGACTGAAGACGGCccaaacttttacaaaatcacgtatgattttgtaaaaacaaacttcagtgtgttttgttgaaagACCAGAAAAAAGGTTAAGGGTGTTTCTGGAGGGAAACTGAATGAGGTTTATATTTGGACTTTAACTAGCCCGCagcctttatttgtttattttttagctatTCGTAAAGTGACTGTTCATCAGGTGTTTCTGGTAGAGAGAAAACGCAAAGTTCCATCAAGCATGGATGGAACTTGATGGTCAAGTATGGAAGGTTATCAGGAATAAGTTAAGCAGCTCCAGATGTTTTAAAGTTGCCTTTGATACACAACAAGTTAACTGGAACATCGGACTGTGGTCTGTTTTTCAGTCCATCATCATTTTTCCATTACTTTACCACTGTGATGTCATGATTTTCCATTTTGCtcgtttgttgttttatttttcattgtaatCATATGAAGCACTTTGAGCAGCCTGGTTGCTGAAactaaagtcaaataaaattgccttgccaaaaaaaaaaaaaatacaaaaattgatAACCACTAGAACAGTTCACAACATATATAGCAACAAATGATGTTACTTATGTTTATGTTCCAGAATTAGGTGACAAAGTTAAAGAGGGATTCATTATTGGAAATGGGATTCAGGTGTTGTCTTTAGATTCCAGAAGGGGGCAGTGCAGCTTTACCTTTCATCTCATGACCATTTTCATTTCCTGGGCTAATtctgaaggaaaacacagacatCAGTGGGCTCTCCACAGCACAGCTTTACTGCAAACATGAAACAGACAGAATGACAGGGATACATGCATTCACTTGCCTGGGCAAAACTCTTAGTTTTTGAATTGGAAACGATTTCTTTAAAGAAACCAGTCGAGGAGAAGAAGATAAACTGGCTCAcataaatagaaacaaacacTGTAGAACCAAAACAAGGGGACGGGGGGATTGCGGCTGAATGTTTACTATGAAGCAGCTGCTTGAATGTTTGTGAAATTAGTCAAATATGGAAATATAAACCATCAATACATTCATTGCAAAGACTCCAAGCTGGTTTCGAAGCTGCTCACAGGTTACGGTTGGAGTTTTGGTTGGATGTCACGCTGGCAGACTCTTTAAAAGTCTTACTTCAAATGTTTGTAACATTCAGGTGAAGCAAAGTTGACACGCAGAAAGACACCAGAGCTGCTTACTGCTCTGCAGGCGCGGTCCTGACCTGCTCAGGTTTAGATTAGATGAGAACTTTTACTGACCGCCGCAGGAGCGGCCGTGTGACTTTGcggcaaaatgaaaacaaactaacGAGTGGAAATATCCTGGAcctgctgctgaaagtaacACTGACGGAAACGGGGTGCTTGTTGCTCGGTTCAGGCAGCGAACGCATGCACAAGACGGGGTCAGACGGGGTCAGACGGGGTCAGGCGGCGCTGGAGACGGCCAGCTTCTTCAGGTGGTCCATGAACACCTGCAGGCTGACGTCGTCGGTAAGGATGGGAGCCCCGGACTCCTgcgcaaaaaaacaaaccctgtcAGCATTTTGTCTGATCagctgaggtcaaaggtcgccGACGGGGTCCTTACCTGTCCCCAGGCGTACATGTTGTTGTGAGTTTGAGAAGGGTTGACCTTGGAGAGCAGGAAACGAGCCTAAAAACATACAGAAGGTTCTGCTCAGGGTGTTTCCATCACACAGATCCCACCGGGTCAGAACAGTTCTGGGTTCTTCGTTATagactggttttattttgttgagactttttctttgtctagctcagttagttttaattagtttttaaagtgtgtttgctgttttttattatttattgttagttaaatattgtttagttttagcttGGTCTTTGCTAaactagttttagtttttttaaaatattttagttaatatttaggtgcagaatttaaaaaggtcaaagtgtTGCACTGTGATTATGTATCCATAATTTGGGTAGCGAAGACTCAACAGaagaaaccattttcaaaattcaattttaataattcattttcaattattaaacaattgaCTGGTGTTTTCTCCCAACATTTCCTGTTGCTATTTTGCGGACTTGTGTTGGCGGCCAAAAGGAATATGGAGTGCAGTAATatatttcacatcagtttgaaaaataaatagattcataaacacaaaaacaaagaatattagAGCTATAATTCCAGTATTCTCTTTAGGTAGTTTCATAAACGACAATATAATTCCAGTTAGTTGTAGGTTTTCCACATTAATTGccatttttacttatttcagttaacaaatatgttttctcaatttcagcttttgttagttttagctAACGATAACAACCTTAATCCCATAAGAGAACAGGTCGCTTATGGAACACAATCAATGGGAATCTGGTCTTTGACAAATTTTTCAGACtcatatttctgcatttttttcagttgtttttacgACATTCTGgacatttgtgaacaaaccaaCATTGccagggttttattttacttttatttcacattctGAAGCAACTGAATACGTTCCAGAAAATCTGGTTTCATTCAGAATCAAAATCTGGCTTCATTCAGCagcagaattcagtttttatgctcctctaatctagaacaaagtttcagaaaactgcaaaacagctgaaatactgagttattttaaatcaaagcttaaaaacccacctgtttagagtgtCTTTTGATTAATAGTAACTGAAACGATGATTCATATATTTgatcattatttttcttccatccatccatccatccatccattttctgttcacccttgtccctaatggggtcgggagggttgctggtgcctatctccagctacgttccgggcgagaggcggggtacaccctggacaggtcgccagtctgtcgcagcattatttttcttgatgagggcatttaacaaaatgtaatgtttgtagcttgtttcataattgtttactgtgtcatattttcatcatgtgAAGCTCTTTgaactaccttgttgctgaaatgttctataaaaaataaacttgactggaTTCAGCAGGGTcgtgagaaacagtttctttactttttattatttttattttatttattattaatcaatggaagaaaagctttat from Xiphophorus couchianus chromosome 13, X_couchianus-1.0, whole genome shotgun sequence harbors:
- the clec14a gene encoding C-type lectin domain family 14 member A — its product is MEFWLCCWWSSLWMVVFLLRNVSSDLSSHPQYSLSNSKASFDQAMMNCRPGVLPSVATQQERQEIFQLLSKSKLFQENITVWVGLRKSKHECSTDGQPLRGFKWVENGNQASAINWLEEPKLTCTGLLCGALRQQQVQSEVTWGLIPTSCKTPYHFICKGSDAHMELQLKTSPTTSKPDSTTFRPNVPMTSEPESCEHSKDPKHPSIRFLVPDSSDGNKVLVECWSAIKLDLFCSGVPAVWRVLDGSPANFSIICQKCEKGFQKDSSGFCVDVDECSTGKPCQHTCQNTEGSYRCVCADEQDSSCEEVAPATSDKKSLSHILIPVLAVVAVLLVILVIVGVVKCCLKRRKKMKTKP